A genomic window from Lotus japonicus ecotype B-129 chromosome 1, LjGifu_v1.2 includes:
- the LOC130731929 gene encoding protein ENHANCER OF LHP1 1 has protein sequence MKARSLKLREVHAPKDGSPSFCSVVWDHQAHRLVTASSSHSAVSIHDPLFPSVSPKILRHHREGVTALALSPNSTCLASGSVDHSVKLYKFPSGEFETNITRFTLPIRSLAFNKSGSMLGAAGDDEGIKLINTVDGSIARVLKGHKGTVTCLAFDPNGEYLASLDSTGTVIIWELHSGRIIHNLKGIAPDTGADVSTMNVLCWSPDGETLAVPGLRNDVVMYDRDTAEKLFSLRGDHTKPICFLCWSPNGKYMATSSLDKQLLIWDVNKKLDIDRQKFDEKVCCMAWKPIENALAVIDVMGKYGIWENVIPSSMKSPTEDIPKQNRTSNGLLLFDEEDPENSASGSLSDIGENSNDESEPPSRKRLRKQSLSEENLDEDGGDELDLFPKVESHKKRNRTDKENLDNGNLGITSTMVTAKTKMQEAFQPGSTPVQPGKGRFLCYNMLGSITTFERDGYSHIEIDFHDTGSCPRVPSMTDHFGFSMAALNEEGSVFANSCKGEKNMSTVMYRPFKSWASNSEWSMRFEGEEVKAVALGTAWVAAITSFNYLRIFTEGGLQRHIISLDGPVVTASGFNDKLAVVTHASDCLSTNDQVLKFRVFNIPHGTQPLQGSLPLTPGSTLSWFGFSEEGQLCSYDSKGVLRLYTSQFGGSWLPVFSAMKEKKPDENYWVVGLNLSKLFCVVCKKPDTFPEVMPRPVFTLLNLSFPLASSDLGSEALENEFIMNSMYLYEVQKRMEETAIAGLDTSSLDDDAFNLEAAQDKCVLRLIASCCNSDKLARATELMKLLSLEKSMKGAIKLVTALKLPNLAEKFSNILEERLLIEEKKTVETNVKEKCLAPITPDAQFSGSKSSTQNETLKPVTLQSSPKLSAPLFTKKDKTLEGAKAGKNKTATVNEGLKLKPMQAPQPQDPSIKLPNKPGVNKSSEASLEPPKRPSNPFLKSSIK, from the exons ATGAAAGCTCGGTCGCTCAAACTCAGGGAGGTCCACGCCCCCAAGGATGGCAGCCCCTCCTTCTGCTCCGTCGTGTGGGACCACCAAGCCCACCGTCTCGTCACGGCCTCCTCTTCCCACTCCGCTGTCTCCATTCACGACCCTCTTTTCCCCTCCGTCTCTCCCAAGATCCTCCGCCACCACCGTGAGGGTGTCACCGCCTTGGCTCTCAGCCCTAACTCCACTTGCCTCGCTTCCGGATCTGTCGATCACTCTGTCAAGCTCTACAAATTTCCCA gtggagagtttgagacaAATATTACCCGGTTTACACTTCCAATACGCTCACTAGCATTTAACAAGTCAGGGAGCATGTTGGGAGCGGCAGGTGATGATGAGGGTATCAAGCTCATAAACACGGTTGATGGTTCCATCGCGAGGGTCCTCAAGGGGCATAAAGGGACTGTCACATGCTTAGCTTTCGACCCGAATGGTGAATACTTAGCATCACTGGATTCAACTGGAACTGTTATTATCTGGGAACTCCACTCTGGGAGGATCATTCACAACCTCAAAGGCATCGCTCCTGACACTGGGGCGGATGTTTCAACCATGAATGTTCTTTGTTGGAGTCCTGATGGTGAGACCTTAGCTGTTCCCGGGTTGAGAAATGATGTGGTTATGTATGACAGGGACACGGCTGAGAAGTTGTTTTCTCTGAGAGGGGATCACACTAAGCCCATATGTTTCTTGTGTTGGTCACCCAATGGAAAGTACATGGCTACCTCTAGTTTAGACAAGCAGCTTCTGATATGGGATGTTAACAAGAAGCTGGACATTGATAGGCAGAAGTTTGATGAAAAAGTTTGTTGCATGGCGTGGAAGCCAATTGAGAATGCCTTAGCTGTTATTGATGTTATGGGAAAGTATGGTATCTGGGAGAATGTTATACCTTCATCCATGAAGTCTCCAACTGAGGATATACCTAAGCAGAACAGGACAAGCAATGGGCTTCTTTTGTTTGATGAGGAGGATCCAGAGAATAGTGCAAGTGGGAGCTTGAGTGATATTGGTGAAAATAGCAATGATGAGTCTGAGCCACCTTCCAGAAAAAGATTGCGTAAACAGTCTTTGAGCGAGGAGAATTTAGATGAGGATGGAGGTGATGAATTGGATTTGTTTCCCAAGGTTGAGTCTCACAAGAAGCGAAATCGCACAGACAAGGAAAATTTGGATAATGGGAATCTGGGAATTACAAGCACGATGGTAACAGCTAAGACAAAGATGCAGGAGGCATTTCAACCAGGGTCCACTCCTGTGCAGCCGGGGAAAGGGCGCTTCTTATGCTACAATATGCTTGGAAGTATAACAACTTTTGAACGTGATGGATACTCTCATATTGAG ATTGATTTTCATGATACTGGAAGCTGTCCACGAGTTCCATCAATGACTGACCATTTTGGATTTTCAATGGCCGCATTGAATGAGGAGGGGAGCGTCTTTGCGAATTCATGCAAAGGGGAGAAGAACATGAGCACCGTCATGTATCGCCCATTTAAGAGTTGGGCCAGTAATAGCGAG TGGTCTATGCGCTTTGAAGGAGAAGAAGTGAAGGCTGTTGCACTTGGTACTGCTTGGGTGGCTGCAATAACTAGTTTTAACTATCTTCGCATCTTTACCGAAGGTGGTTTGCAG AGGCATATTATTTCGCTAGATGGGCCAGTGGTGACTGCATCAGGTTTCAATGATAAGCTTGCAGTTGTGACTCATGCTTCTGATTGCCTCTCTACAAATGATCAG GTCTTGAAGTTTAGAGTATTTAATATACCTCATGGGACCCAACCCCTTCAGGGTAGCTTGCCATTAACCCCTGGTTCTACACTAAGTTGGTTTGGGTTTAGTGAAGAAGGGCAATTGTGTTCGTACGATTCCAAG GGTGTGCTCAGATTATATACAAGCCAATTTGGTGGTAGCTGGCTCCCAGTATTCAG TGCTATGAAAGAGAAGAAGCCAGATGAAAACTATTGGGTGGTGGGGTTGAATTTAAGCAAGTTGTTTTGTGTGGTATGCAAGAAGCCTGACACCTTTCCAGAG GTGATGCCTAGACCAGTTTTTACTCtgctgaatctttcatttcctCTTGCTTCCTCTGATTTGGGGTCCGAAGCCCTTGAAAATGAGTTTATCATGAACAGCATGTATCTCTATGAG GTTCAGAAAAGAATGGAAGAAACGGCTATTGCTGGTTTGGACACGTCTTCGCTTGATGATGATGCTTTCAATTTAGAAGCAGCACAAGATAAATGcgtacttaggcttatagcatCCTGTTGTAACA GTGATAAGCTTGCTCGGGCTACTGAACTCATGAAGCTTTTGTCACTGGAAAAATCAATGAAAGGAGCAATAAAACTTGTTACTGCTCTGAAGCTTCCAAACTTGGCAGAAAAGTTCAGCAACATATTGGAG GAAAGGTTACtaattgaagagaaaaaaacTGTGGAAACCAACGTCAAAGAAAAGTGTCTTGCACCGATTACACCTGATGCTCAATTTAGCGGAAGCAAGTCCTCAACTCAGAATGAAACATTAAAACCAGTTACTCTGCAATCATCTCCAAAATTATCTGCTCCGTTGTTCACAAAGAAAGACAAAACACTAGAGGGGGCTAAAGCtggaaaaaataaaacagcAACGGTGAATGAAGGTCTGAAGTTAAAGCCTATGCAAGCTCCTCAGCCACAGGATCCTTctataaaattaccaaataaaccTGGAGTTAACAAGTCATCAGAGGCTAGTTTGGAACCACCAAAAAGACCGTCCAATCCATTTTTGAAGTCTTCTATCAAGTGA